A stretch of the Streptomyces sp. NBC_01428 genome encodes the following:
- a CDS encoding acyl carrier protein has protein sequence MATESATRGTGDPTGTAVLVRRAWTEALGHDEFTDDDHFFQVGGHSLGALQVVRELGTALDRRISVRVLFRNPTVRALAEELAADPRGPLPRTADTGTGLTAGTAVPAGVTADPQPSSAVPAAGAVSVAVAGEERP, from the coding sequence ATGGCGACCGAATCCGCGACACGCGGCACCGGTGACCCCACAGGGACCGCGGTGCTGGTGCGCCGCGCCTGGACCGAGGCGCTCGGGCACGACGAATTCACCGACGACGACCACTTCTTCCAGGTGGGCGGCCACTCGCTGGGCGCCCTTCAGGTGGTCAGGGAACTCGGCACCGCGCTGGACCGCCGGATCTCGGTGCGGGTGCTGTTCCGCAACCCCACCGTGCGGGCCCTCGCCGAGGAGCTCGCCGCAGACCCCCGCGGACCGCTCCCGCGCACCGCGGACACCGGAACCGGCCTCACCGCGGGCACAGCCGTGCCGGCGGGCGTGACAGCGGATCCGCAGCCGTCGTCGGCGGTCCCGGCCGCCGGCGCGGTGTCCGTCGCGGTGGCGGGGGAGGAGCGCCCGTGA
- a CDS encoding tryptophan 2,3-dioxygenase, whose translation MSSVESAPAALAPTASPVASPGVATVLNHLGTWAEAAEPAAFPYDMLLTHLRSVGKHFLTDDLLTRLDEIRAALPGPPESAPGSVRKDGTETRDGIRPQDGTAFLRGFLDVVLDKYDGRYDYPSYTALSLLTRPATTDWRAARRARDEVLLLLLADLVRFEQRALTDTPDDPHGMPPESRLVAKRVRLAVRVMEPAALRALPEGIVDAAAAAAVPGRTPGGRLAADVLRAASPAQSLLLSASVQPVYVLHDEYLFLRTLQSFETTFTFMAAALAAAVRRLDENRPGEAADLVDAVAAVLKESLPLFSLLATMRPEAFRVFRDFTEGASAIQSAGYKTFESLCSTPSLARLASAAYTSVPAVRERVVNGRPTVQGTWHDLIAERRLPAQEAAVLQAAADRLEGVHQRWKQTHYRLAVRMIGERSGTGYTQGVPYLAAVLENRLFPAPDRQGALVG comes from the coding sequence ATGAGTTCCGTCGAATCCGCCCCGGCGGCCCTCGCCCCGACCGCGTCCCCTGTCGCGTCTCCCGGCGTCGCCACCGTCCTGAACCACCTCGGGACCTGGGCGGAGGCCGCCGAACCGGCCGCGTTCCCCTACGACATGCTCCTCACGCACCTGCGGTCCGTGGGCAAGCACTTCCTGACCGACGACCTGCTCACCCGGCTCGACGAGATCCGCGCGGCGCTGCCCGGCCCTCCCGAGTCCGCGCCCGGCAGCGTTCGAAAGGACGGCACGGAGACACGGGACGGCATCCGTCCGCAGGACGGAACGGCGTTCCTGCGCGGGTTCCTCGACGTCGTCCTGGACAAGTACGACGGCCGTTACGACTACCCCAGCTACACCGCGCTCTCCCTGCTGACCCGGCCCGCCACGACCGACTGGCGCGCGGCCCGCAGGGCACGCGACGAGGTCCTGCTGCTCCTGCTCGCCGACCTGGTCCGCTTCGAACAGCGGGCGCTGACCGACACCCCCGACGACCCGCACGGCATGCCGCCCGAGTCCCGACTGGTCGCGAAGCGCGTCCGGTTGGCCGTGCGCGTGATGGAACCGGCCGCGCTGCGCGCGCTGCCCGAGGGGATCGTGGACGCGGCCGCCGCGGCCGCCGTCCCGGGGCGCACGCCCGGCGGGCGACTCGCCGCCGACGTCCTGCGAGCGGCCTCCCCGGCCCAGTCCCTGCTGCTGTCGGCGAGCGTCCAGCCGGTGTACGTGCTGCACGACGAGTACCTGTTCCTGCGGACACTCCAGTCGTTCGAGACCACGTTCACCTTCATGGCGGCGGCCCTCGCCGCGGCGGTCCGGCGGCTCGACGAGAACCGGCCGGGGGAAGCGGCCGACCTCGTCGACGCGGTGGCCGCCGTCCTCAAGGAGTCGCTGCCCCTGTTCTCCCTGCTGGCGACCATGCGGCCCGAGGCCTTCCGGGTCTTCCGGGACTTCACCGAGGGCGCCAGCGCCATCCAGTCCGCCGGCTACAAGACCTTCGAGTCCCTGTGCTCGACCCCCAGCCTCGCCCGGCTCGCCTCCGCCGCCTACACCTCCGTGCCCGCCGTCCGCGAACGCGTCGTGAACGGCCGGCCCACCGTCCAGGGGACCTGGCACGACCTGATCGCCGAACGACGGCTGCCCGCCCAGGAGGCCGCCGTTCTCCAGGCCGCCGCCGACCGGCTCGAAGGCGTCCACCAGCGGTGGAAGCAGACCCACTACCGCCTGGCCGTCCGCATGATCGGCGAACGCTCAGGCACCGGCTACACCCAGGGCGTCCCCTACCTCGCCGCGGTCCTGGAGAACCGGCTGTTCCCCGCCCCCGACCGTCAGGGCGCCCTCGTCGGCTGA
- a CDS encoding VOC family protein, whose product MDRISNSEILAAIAAELPDWRKLAQPLAARYRTGDAVSGAAFVAAVTQASVAAGHGVPEIRLAPGVVDIGLYGVDAAGARWVTPKDLELARVITGLAREHGLGAAPDEVTQVEIALDTADDTVAGPFWAALLTGDAGNTVHDSAFDPTNRVPSVWFQRTDPHETPRQRWHMDLWLAPESARSRIRAAVAAGGTVVDDSGSPSYTVLADPEGNRVCVCTAVGRD is encoded by the coding sequence ATGGACAGGATCAGCAACAGCGAGATTCTCGCGGCGATCGCCGCCGAATTGCCCGACTGGCGCAAACTGGCCCAGCCGCTCGCCGCCCGCTATCGCACGGGGGACGCCGTTTCGGGAGCCGCTTTCGTCGCGGCGGTCACGCAGGCCTCGGTCGCCGCCGGACACGGCGTACCGGAGATCAGGCTGGCTCCCGGGGTGGTCGACATCGGCCTCTACGGCGTCGACGCGGCGGGAGCCCGGTGGGTCACGCCCAAGGATCTCGAACTCGCCCGTGTCATCACGGGACTTGCCCGCGAGCACGGGCTGGGGGCCGCCCCGGACGAGGTGACCCAGGTGGAGATCGCCCTCGACACCGCGGACGACACGGTGGCCGGCCCCTTCTGGGCCGCACTGCTCACCGGGGACGCGGGCAACACGGTGCACGACTCCGCCTTCGACCCGACGAACCGCGTCCCCTCCGTGTGGTTCCAGCGGACCGACCCGCACGAAACACCGCGTCAGCGCTGGCACATGGACCTGTGGCTGGCTCCCGAGTCGGCGCGGTCCCGCATCCGGGCCGCCGTCGCCGCCGGGGGCACCGTGGTCGACGACTCCGGCTCCCCGTCGTACACCGTGCTGGCCGACCCGGAGGGAAACAGGGTGTGTGTCTGCACGGCGGTCGGCCGCGACTGA
- a CDS encoding putative quinol monooxygenase, which yields MIFITARFSVRPEYADRWPEITADFTAATRAEPGCLSFDWSRSVEDPTEYVLVEAFRDDDAGAAHVQSAHFKAAQQTLPPHLSATPRIVNMKLPQDDWSLLGEMAVEGD from the coding sequence ATGATCTTTATCACCGCCCGGTTCAGTGTCCGCCCGGAGTACGCCGACCGCTGGCCGGAGATCACCGCCGACTTCACCGCCGCCACCCGCGCCGAACCCGGCTGCCTGTCCTTCGACTGGTCCCGCAGCGTGGAGGACCCGACGGAGTACGTCCTGGTCGAGGCCTTCCGTGACGACGACGCCGGGGCGGCCCACGTCCAGTCGGCCCACTTCAAGGCGGCCCAGCAGACACTCCCGCCCCATCTGTCGGCGACGCCGCGCATCGTGAACATGAAGCTCCCCCAGGACGACTGGTCGCTCCTCGGGGAGATGGCCGTCGAGGGCGACTAG
- a CDS encoding GNAT family N-acetyltransferase — translation MKTDSDPYILDAGTPSVETYRRLRTGSGLSGKPVEAAQAGLPNTWHAVSVLHDGEPVGMGRVIGDGGCFFQVVDICVLPDHQGRGLGRRIMKALVDELERRAPDGACVSLIADGDARFLYEKFGFTPTAPASIGMHRTV, via the coding sequence ATGAAAACCGATAGTGACCCTTACATCTTGGATGCCGGGACGCCCTCCGTGGAGACCTACCGCAGGCTGCGCACCGGGTCCGGCCTGAGCGGCAAGCCCGTCGAAGCCGCACAGGCGGGACTGCCGAACACCTGGCACGCCGTGTCCGTCCTCCATGACGGCGAGCCGGTCGGCATGGGGCGGGTCATCGGCGACGGCGGCTGCTTCTTCCAGGTCGTCGACATCTGCGTCCTGCCCGACCACCAGGGGCGCGGGCTGGGCAGGCGGATCATGAAGGCGCTCGTCGACGAGCTGGAGCGGCGCGCCCCGGACGGCGCGTGCGTGTCCCTGATCGCCGACGGCGACGCCCGGTTCCTGTACGAGAAGTTCGGGTTCACGCCCACGGCACCCGCGTCCATCGGGATGCACCGGACCGTCTGA
- a CDS encoding DUF2267 domain-containing protein yields the protein MEEREFVQAVSERTGLSRQESADLTRATLETLAHRLSGGEDRALERELPEGLAESVRRGATSAIEAFSYAETVRRVAERNMLKKSEADSGVRAVLVTLRDAISEKEFGNLMSQLGSDFSQPVQDFAG from the coding sequence GTGGAGGAGAGGGAATTCGTCCAAGCGGTGTCGGAGCGCACAGGACTGTCACGGCAGGAGTCGGCCGATCTGACGCGCGCCACGCTGGAGACGCTCGCCCACCGGCTGAGCGGGGGTGAGGACCGGGCCCTGGAGCGGGAACTGCCGGAAGGCCTCGCGGAGTCCGTCCGCCGTGGAGCCACCTCGGCCATCGAGGCCTTCAGCTACGCCGAGACCGTGCGGCGGGTCGCCGAGCGCAACATGCTCAAGAAGAGCGAGGCCGACAGCGGTGTCCGCGCGGTCCTCGTGACGCTGCGCGACGCGATCAGCGAGAAGGAGTTCGGGAACCTGATGTCGCAGCTCGGCTCGGACTTCTCCCAGCCCGTCCAGGACTTCGCCGGCTGA
- a CDS encoding ester cyclase, whose product MTNTPAPDATSSRADALALLDVWLRLWNGDLALAPEAVTPDFRLHAALLDGGDGSAVRGAEGLAAWIGQTRAAFPDLRFAIDVEPLVDGAFTSVRWTAGGTYAGGFPGAEAAPGTAVAFTGTDTLRTRDGRYAEYWVNSDLLHLLAQLGVR is encoded by the coding sequence ATGACCAACACCCCTGCCCCGGACGCCACTTCGAGCCGCGCCGATGCCCTCGCCCTGCTGGACGTGTGGCTGCGCCTGTGGAACGGCGATCTCGCCCTGGCGCCGGAGGCCGTCACACCCGACTTCCGTCTCCACGCGGCCCTGCTCGACGGCGGTGACGGCAGCGCCGTCCGAGGTGCCGAGGGCCTCGCGGCCTGGATCGGGCAGACCCGCGCGGCATTCCCCGACCTGCGCTTCGCGATCGACGTCGAACCCCTCGTGGACGGCGCCTTCACCTCCGTCCGCTGGACCGCCGGCGGCACCTACGCGGGCGGTTTCCCGGGCGCCGAGGCGGCGCCGGGAACAGCGGTCGCCTTCACCGGTACGGACACCCTGCGCACCCGCGACGGCAGGTACGCCGAGTACTGGGTGAACTCCGACCTGCTGCATCTCCTCGCCCAGCTCGGGGTCCGGTGA
- a CDS encoding medium chain dehydrogenase/reductase family protein, with amino-acid sequence MNAETLVEVVLPGKVEPEGLEIRHGAVPVAGSGEVVIRMEATGVSFAEQQMRRGRYYDQPPFPFVPGYDLVGTVLSTGPGVDPALAGIRVAALLKVGGWATHVRVEAADVVPVPDGIGAAEAETVVVNGITAWQMLHRKAHVRAGQTILVHGANGGVGSVLVQLAHAAGVKVIGTASARHHDALRKQGVTPVDYRTDDIPARVREIAPAGVDAVFDHVGGRSAVDSWHLLAPGGTLVSYGSASTRDDTGSKQWPVLKLLGRVWLWNALPNGRHAYFFNVWGGRALAKNAFRARLRADLTQVFAALRRGEVTAQIAAQLPLTSAAEALRLAESGTVAGKVVLNP; translated from the coding sequence ATGAACGCCGAAACACTCGTCGAGGTCGTCCTGCCGGGCAAGGTGGAGCCGGAGGGCCTGGAGATCCGGCACGGGGCCGTCCCCGTCGCCGGGTCCGGCGAGGTCGTGATCCGGATGGAGGCGACCGGCGTGTCCTTCGCCGAGCAGCAGATGCGGCGCGGGCGGTACTACGACCAGCCGCCCTTCCCCTTCGTGCCCGGCTACGACCTGGTCGGCACCGTCCTCTCCACGGGCCCCGGCGTCGACCCGGCCCTCGCCGGCATCCGCGTGGCCGCCCTGCTCAAGGTCGGCGGATGGGCCACCCACGTCCGCGTCGAGGCGGCCGACGTCGTGCCCGTGCCCGACGGGATCGGGGCGGCGGAAGCGGAGACCGTGGTCGTCAACGGCATCACCGCCTGGCAGATGCTGCACCGCAAGGCCCATGTCCGCGCCGGGCAGACCATCCTGGTGCACGGCGCCAACGGCGGTGTCGGCTCCGTGCTCGTCCAGCTGGCGCACGCGGCGGGCGTGAAGGTGATCGGCACGGCGTCGGCCCGCCACCACGACGCCCTCAGGAAGCAGGGCGTCACCCCCGTCGACTACCGGACCGACGACATTCCGGCCCGTGTCCGGGAGATCGCCCCCGCAGGCGTCGACGCCGTCTTCGACCACGTCGGAGGCCGCAGCGCCGTCGACTCCTGGCACCTCCTCGCGCCCGGCGGCACGCTCGTCTCCTACGGCAGCGCCTCCACCCGCGACGACACCGGATCCAAGCAGTGGCCCGTGCTCAAGCTGCTCGGCCGGGTCTGGCTGTGGAACGCCCTGCCGAACGGCCGGCACGCCTACTTCTTCAACGTCTGGGGTGGCCGCGCCCTGGCCAAGAACGCGTTCCGGGCCCGGCTGCGCGCCGACCTCACGCAGGTCTTCGCCGCACTCCGCCGCGGTGAGGTCACCGCGCAGATCGCCGCCCAACTCCCCCTGACCAGCGCGGCCGAGGCCCTGCGGCTCGCCGAGTCCGGCACCGTCGCCGGGAAGGTCGTCCTCAACCCGTAG
- a CDS encoding DUF5990 family protein, which produces MRIRIDAVELPGRTCPAPEGRAVSAYDNIHVAVQRRDRPAELLDPQPGDGATATWSLDCTAEPSETGIEVKGPYVQDRLGHRFIYLSWGTVDEAGIFSMFRRAKLMLDAVPADVLAAAAREGLLVARLGLTDESGHPRCARVVPPQITWTAEPAA; this is translated from the coding sequence ATGCGCATCCGTATCGACGCCGTCGAGCTGCCCGGCCGCACGTGCCCGGCCCCCGAGGGCCGCGCCGTCTCGGCGTACGACAACATCCACGTGGCCGTCCAGCGCCGCGACCGCCCTGCCGAACTGCTCGACCCCCAGCCGGGCGACGGCGCCACCGCGACCTGGTCCCTCGACTGCACGGCGGAACCGTCGGAGACCGGCATCGAGGTGAAGGGCCCGTACGTGCAGGACCGGCTGGGGCACCGGTTCATCTACCTGTCCTGGGGCACCGTCGACGAGGCGGGCATCTTCAGCATGTTCCGCCGCGCCAAGCTGATGCTCGACGCCGTTCCCGCCGACGTCCTCGCCGCCGCCGCGCGCGAAGGACTGCTCGTCGCCCGGCTCGGTCTGACCGACGAGTCCGGCCACCCGCGCTGTGCCCGGGTGGTGCCGCCGCAGATCACCTGGACGGCGGAACCGGCCGCGTAA
- the pgm gene encoding phosphoglucomutase (alpha-D-glucose-1,6-bisphosphate-dependent) produces MQHERAGKPAGPEDLVDVARLVTAYYALHPDPADPGQRVAFGTSGHRGSSLATAFNEDHIAATSQAICEYRDRQGTDGPLFLGIDSHALSEPAKVTALEVFAAHGVTVLLDSEDGYTPTPAVSHAILTHNRGRTTGLADGVVVTPSHNPPGDGGFKYNPPNGGPAGSEATSWIQDRANELIRDGLKDVRRVSYTQALSAPGTGRYDFLGAYVADLPNVVDLDAIRDAGVRIGADPLGGASVAYWGRIAEQHRLDLTVVNPTTDPTWRFMTLDWDGKIRMDCSSPYAMASLIAQRDRYQIATGNDADADRHGIVTPDGGLMNPNHYLATAIGYLYSHRDRWPAGTGIGKTLVSSSMIDRVAADLGRELIEVPVGFKWFVDGLVDGSIGFGGEESAGASFLRRDGSVWTTDKDGIILALLASEITGVTGRTPSEHYAELTGRFGEPAYERIDAPATREEKALLAKLSPAQITADTLAGEAVTAVLTEAPGNGAPIGGIKVTTENAWFAARPSGTEDVYKIYAESFRGTDHLRQVQDEAKAVVSAALSG; encoded by the coding sequence ATGCAGCACGAGCGCGCGGGCAAGCCGGCCGGCCCCGAGGACCTCGTCGACGTAGCCCGGTTGGTCACCGCGTACTACGCGCTCCACCCCGACCCGGCCGACCCCGGCCAGCGCGTCGCCTTCGGCACGTCCGGACACCGCGGATCGTCCCTGGCGACCGCGTTCAACGAGGACCACATCGCCGCGACGAGCCAGGCCATCTGCGAGTACCGCGACCGCCAGGGCACCGACGGCCCGCTCTTCCTGGGCATCGACAGTCACGCGCTCTCGGAGCCCGCGAAGGTCACCGCACTGGAGGTGTTCGCGGCGCACGGCGTGACCGTCCTCCTCGACAGCGAGGACGGCTACACCCCCACCCCGGCGGTGTCGCACGCCATCCTCACCCACAACCGGGGCCGCACCACCGGCCTCGCCGACGGCGTCGTGGTCACGCCGTCCCACAACCCGCCGGGCGACGGCGGCTTCAAGTACAACCCGCCGAACGGCGGGCCCGCGGGCTCCGAGGCGACCTCCTGGATCCAGGACCGCGCCAACGAACTCATCAGGGACGGTCTGAAGGACGTACGCCGCGTCAGCTACACGCAGGCGCTGAGCGCCCCGGGCACCGGACGCTACGACTTCCTCGGCGCCTACGTGGCCGACCTGCCGAACGTGGTGGACCTGGACGCCATCCGCGACGCCGGTGTCCGGATCGGCGCCGACCCGCTCGGCGGAGCCTCGGTCGCCTACTGGGGCCGCATCGCCGAGCAGCACCGGCTCGACCTGACCGTGGTCAACCCGACCACGGACCCGACCTGGCGTTTCATGACGCTGGACTGGGACGGCAAGATCCGTATGGACTGCTCTTCGCCGTATGCCATGGCCTCGCTCATCGCGCAGCGCGACCGCTACCAGATCGCCACGGGCAACGACGCCGACGCCGACCGCCACGGCATCGTGACGCCGGACGGCGGGCTCATGAACCCCAACCACTATCTCGCCACCGCCATCGGCTACCTGTACTCCCACCGGGACCGGTGGCCGGCCGGCACGGGGATCGGCAAGACGCTCGTGTCCTCCAGCATGATCGACCGGGTCGCCGCCGATCTCGGCCGCGAGCTGATCGAGGTGCCCGTCGGGTTCAAGTGGTTCGTGGACGGGCTGGTCGACGGCTCCATCGGGTTCGGCGGCGAGGAGTCGGCCGGCGCGTCCTTCCTGCGCCGCGACGGCTCGGTGTGGACCACCGACAAGGACGGGATCATCCTGGCCCTGCTGGCCTCCGAGATCACCGGCGTGACGGGCAGGACGCCCTCCGAGCACTACGCCGAGCTGACCGGCCGGTTCGGCGAGCCCGCCTACGAGCGGATCGACGCCCCCGCGACCCGCGAGGAGAAGGCGCTGCTCGCCAAGCTGTCCCCGGCGCAGATCACCGCGGACACCCTCGCCGGCGAAGCCGTCACGGCCGTCCTCACCGAGGCGCCGGGCAACGGCGCTCCGATCGGCGGCATCAAGGTGACCACGGAGAACGCCTGGTTCGCGGCCCGTCCGTCCGGGACCGAGGACGTCTACAAGATCTACGCGGAGTCCTTCCGGGGAACCGACCACCTCCGTCAGGTGCAGGACGAGGCGAAGGCCGTGGTCTCGGCGGCCCTGTCCGGCTGA
- a CDS encoding MASE1 domain-containing protein, translating to MARVVGTHELRRPAVLALQTLAIAACYYGAGRLGLVRRLSVEGAVFTPIWPPTGVAVAVLLILGIRAWLGIALGALLVVLSLSSFSSITPSVIGIVAGNTIAPVCAYLLLRKVRFRNDLSRLRDGLALVFLAALGSMTISATSGVGILIATGKLAWGDFWPVWLAWWVGDAMGVLIITPVLLMAYTLRRPLNLSRWKEAVLLLAAVCVIVPYATRSSLSLLYLVYPLLIWAALRFELAGSMVCALFASVLATIAATDHTGPFVDLSNTSVMIKLQAFNGSMALTALLLSAVITEQRNTRRSVERACQELVQVLEHLTAGNPPPRPPPPDEDDDDRLK from the coding sequence ATGGCTCGTGTGGTGGGTACCCACGAGCTGCGCAGGCCGGCTGTCCTGGCGCTCCAGACGCTGGCGATCGCCGCCTGCTACTACGGAGCGGGACGGCTCGGACTCGTGCGGCGGCTCTCCGTCGAGGGAGCGGTGTTCACCCCCATCTGGCCGCCCACCGGAGTGGCCGTCGCGGTCCTGCTGATCCTCGGGATCAGGGCTTGGCTCGGCATCGCCCTCGGCGCCCTGCTGGTCGTCCTGTCCCTCTCCTCCTTCTCCTCCATCACGCCGTCCGTGATCGGCATCGTCGCCGGCAACACGATCGCCCCCGTGTGCGCCTACCTCCTGCTGCGCAAGGTGCGCTTCCGGAACGATCTGAGTCGGTTGCGCGACGGCTTGGCGCTGGTCTTCCTCGCCGCCCTCGGCAGCATGACGATCAGCGCGACGTCGGGCGTCGGCATCCTGATCGCCACGGGCAAGCTCGCCTGGGGGGACTTCTGGCCCGTCTGGCTGGCCTGGTGGGTGGGTGACGCGATGGGCGTCCTGATCATCACCCCGGTCCTGCTCATGGCCTACACCCTCCGCAGGCCGCTGAACCTGTCGCGGTGGAAGGAGGCCGTGCTCCTGCTGGCCGCGGTCTGCGTCATCGTGCCGTACGCCACCCGCAGCAGTCTCAGCCTGCTCTACCTCGTGTACCCCCTGCTGATCTGGGCGGCGCTGCGCTTCGAGCTGGCGGGCAGCATGGTGTGCGCCCTCTTCGCGTCGGTCCTGGCCACCATCGCCGCCACGGACCACACCGGGCCCTTCGTGGACCTCAGCAACACCTCGGTCATGATCAAACTGCAGGCGTTCAACGGGTCCATGGCGCTGACGGCCCTGCTGCTGTCCGCGGTGATCACCGAACAGCGCAACACGAGACGCTCCGTGGAACGGGCCTGTCAGGAACTGGTCCAGGTGCTGGAGCACCTGACCGCCGGGAACCCGCCACCCCGTCCGCCGCCCCCGGACGAGGACGACGACGACCGTCTGAAATGA
- a CDS encoding PP2C family protein-serine/threonine phosphatase, with protein sequence MSRKPPTDDDELLARLGSLTAQARERAEFQRSQVELAIALQRGMLPGHMPSAPGFELAVQYAPACYGLNVGGDWYDAFTLPDGRIGLSIGDVQGHNIEAAAFMGQVRVGLRALASVTSQPGALLARTNELILSLGADLFATCTFMRLDPTTGLLESARAGHIPCVWATADGKSGITEDEGGPPLGIASGTQYPVTRHRLTVGGVFVLLTDGVVEGPSMSVDEGLDQVVRLAGVAAVAGLSAGSLAAAVIKGAERVGHEDDAAVLVVGHDGRGAHL encoded by the coding sequence ATGTCCCGCAAGCCGCCGACGGACGACGACGAGCTGCTGGCCAGGCTCGGGTCGCTGACCGCTCAGGCGCGTGAACGCGCGGAGTTCCAGCGCTCGCAGGTGGAGCTCGCCATCGCGCTGCAACGCGGCATGCTTCCGGGCCACATGCCCTCCGCTCCCGGCTTCGAGCTGGCCGTCCAGTACGCGCCCGCGTGCTACGGCCTCAACGTCGGCGGCGACTGGTACGACGCCTTCACGCTGCCCGACGGACGGATCGGCCTGTCCATAGGCGACGTGCAGGGGCACAACATCGAGGCCGCGGCGTTCATGGGCCAGGTCCGGGTGGGCCTGCGGGCCCTCGCGTCCGTGACCAGCCAGCCCGGGGCACTGCTGGCCCGCACCAACGAGCTCATCCTGTCGCTCGGCGCCGACCTCTTCGCGACCTGCACCTTCATGCGCCTCGATCCCACCACCGGCCTGCTGGAGAGTGCCCGGGCCGGACACATACCGTGCGTGTGGGCCACGGCGGACGGAAAATCCGGCATCACCGAGGACGAGGGCGGTCCGCCGCTCGGCATCGCCTCGGGGACGCAGTACCCGGTGACCCGGCACCGGCTCACCGTCGGCGGCGTCTTCGTGCTCCTCACCGACGGTGTCGTCGAGGGGCCGTCGATGAGCGTCGACGAAGGCCTCGACCAAGTCGTGCGGCTCGCGGGCGTGGCCGCCGTGGCGGGCCTGTCGGCCGGTTCACTGGCCGCCGCCGTCATCAAGGGGGCCGAGCGGGTGGGGCACGAGGACGACGCGGCCGTGCTCGTCGTCGGCCACGACGGCCGAGGCGCCCACCTCTAG
- a CDS encoding LmeA family phospholipid-binding protein, whose amino-acid sequence MSHRRRVVITAICLTAAVAGAVTTDLVVEHTVRGRVAETAACRLGATRGVQVDLDDTLAGLKALTGTVGTVHVGAEGVRRQGTDMDVDVYLRDVSTGGSSAGGTATATIAYGSLDRTADAKSAAGAEGLKTGTDGTHLTLSGTAGGTGMPVTVVTKLTTTTHSLTIAPATVQILGRDVPVSALSALPGADEFADKLKPRTIDIEKLPRGATLTGAHAGSDGLVLDFTVAPGGVGGQAGTASGASGCASGGGRIDG is encoded by the coding sequence GTGAGCCATCGCCGTCGCGTCGTCATCACCGCGATATGCCTGACCGCCGCCGTCGCGGGAGCCGTCACCACCGACCTCGTCGTCGAGCACACGGTGCGGGGCCGGGTCGCGGAGACCGCCGCGTGCCGTCTCGGCGCGACGCGGGGGGTGCAGGTCGACCTGGACGACACCCTCGCCGGACTCAAGGCCCTCACCGGCACGGTCGGCACCGTCCACGTCGGCGCCGAGGGCGTACGACGCCAGGGCACCGACATGGACGTCGACGTGTACCTGCGTGACGTGTCGACCGGGGGCTCCTCCGCAGGCGGAACCGCCACCGCGACCATCGCCTACGGGTCCCTCGACAGGACCGCCGACGCGAAGAGCGCAGCCGGCGCGGAGGGGCTGAAGACCGGAACCGACGGCACGCACCTCACGCTCAGCGGCACGGCGGGCGGCACCGGAATGCCCGTCACGGTCGTGACGAAGCTGACCACCACGACACACAGCCTCACCATCGCGCCCGCGACGGTCCAGATCCTCGGCCGGGACGTGCCGGTGTCGGCCCTCTCCGCGCTGCCGGGCGCCGACGAGTTCGCGGACAAGCTGAAACCGCGCACGATCGACATCGAGAAGCTCCCGCGCGGAGCCACGCTGACAGGCGCCCACGCCGGCTCCGACGGTCTCGTCCTGGACTTCACGGTGGCCCCCGGAGGCGTCGGGGGACAGGCCGGAACGGCTTCGGGGGCGTCCGGCTGCGCCTCCGGCGGGGGCCGGATCGACGGCTGA
- a CDS encoding TetR/AcrR family transcriptional regulator codes for MSESERPGLRERKKDETRRGLREAAGRLFAERGFAQTTVADIAAEANVSERTFFRYFENKEALLLPDGVELYARIEEAFLARPRDEAPLDAACGAINDAVAYFATSSLTALAHPLGEIREQAREGLSRQFQQFEARLTELVLERLPEGAPDADLQAAVIATCALSAARAVLRTLRNRRTAGLPAEPDRLLPQAFTFLSLIGATSS; via the coding sequence ATGTCTGAGAGCGAGCGGCCCGGTCTGCGGGAGCGGAAGAAGGACGAGACCCGGCGCGGACTGCGTGAGGCCGCCGGGCGGCTCTTCGCCGAGCGGGGGTTCGCCCAGACGACCGTGGCCGACATCGCCGCCGAGGCCAACGTGTCGGAGCGGACGTTCTTCCGCTACTTCGAGAACAAGGAAGCCCTGCTCCTGCCCGACGGCGTCGAGCTGTACGCGCGCATCGAGGAGGCCTTCCTGGCCCGGCCGCGCGACGAGGCACCCCTCGACGCGGCCTGCGGGGCGATCAACGACGCGGTCGCCTACTTCGCCACCAGCAGCCTGACCGCGCTGGCGCATCCTCTCGGCGAGATCCGGGAGCAGGCGCGCGAGGGTCTGTCCCGGCAGTTCCAGCAGTTCGAGGCGCGCCTCACCGAGCTCGTCCTGGAACGCCTCCCGGAGGGAGCGCCGGACGCCGACCTGCAGGCCGCCGTCATCGCCACCTGCGCGCTGTCGGCGGCGCGCGCCGTATTGCGGACCCTGCGCAACCGCCGTACCGCCGGACTTCCCGCGGAACCCGACCGTCTGCTCCCGCAGGCGTTCACCTTCCTCTCCCTGATCGGAGCCACCAGCTCGTGA